The following proteins are co-located in the Candidatus Bathyarchaeia archaeon genome:
- a CDS encoding PAC2 family protein, producing the protein MAVNLISKGKSFRGCTFITGFHGIGETGYIAVSYLVHALNAHRIGFIDVERPPPFVTASESGLTTPFEIYRRGNIVLLKLEFPPHRSEEAQMLKTISSWVVKKKFKEAVLIGGLDISFKSDESEIKIVPTSAYLNKPRRVKKPILDEGLFVFGPLAVLLSEFEIHNFPAVAILPYAQANRADPGAAAVAINMISKMCNLKVNTEDLERDAKEIEEEVNRRVTQARESMKGVYI; encoded by the coding sequence GTGGCAGTGAACTTAATCTCGAAAGGCAAGAGCTTCAGAGGATGTACGTTTATCACGGGGTTTCATGGAATAGGTGAAACAGGGTACATCGCCGTATCCTATCTGGTTCACGCGTTAAACGCTCATAGAATAGGTTTCATCGACGTGGAGAGGCCTCCGCCATTCGTCACCGCCTCCGAGTCCGGGCTTACAACGCCCTTCGAAATCTACCGGCGGGGTAATATCGTTCTGCTCAAACTGGAGTTTCCTCCCCACAGGTCTGAGGAAGCTCAAATGCTGAAAACCATTTCATCCTGGGTGGTTAAGAAGAAATTTAAGGAGGCGGTTTTGATAGGAGGGTTGGACATATCCTTCAAGTCTGATGAAAGCGAGATTAAAATCGTCCCCACAAGCGCGTACTTGAATAAACCGAGGCGTGTGAAGAAACCCATTTTAGATGAGGGTTTATTCGTCTTCGGGCCCTTAGCGGTGTTGCTCAGCGAGTTTGAGATCCACAACTTTCCAGCGGTAGCGATTCTGCCATACGCCCAGGCGAACAGGGCTGATCCAGGCGCCGCCGCCGTGGCCATAAACATGATTTCGAAAATGTGCAACCTTAAAGTGAACACTGAGGACTTGGAGCGTGACGCTAAGGAAATCGAGGAGGAA